From Mustelus asterias chromosome 19, sMusAst1.hap1.1, whole genome shotgun sequence, one genomic window encodes:
- the zc3hc1 gene encoding zinc finger C3HC-type protein 1 isoform X3, which produces MSFELSPLQCAKYGWTNIECDMLKCCSCQAFLCTTLHPSLDANKYKERVAGLQEGLKTAHEKFCFWPDSPCPDRFWDLPLNEPAALLHGLTERFRSLCLLEFQLPAIKHEDLKDMIITEEAISSLLQLVEDELKCGTVSDSLEIKSNADVLSVHLSACILALCGWAAGSPLEFLHLPVITCSYCMRKVGLWSFQQIDGVCPASESDIPVRSISPQENKPERSTPTPPATSPHRMITRSQDAAQSQSTEQHETSPSPIGSRTRSRDVHSPILVDRGESDSVGLHLRNKRPVTRSMGQGDMPSSPQRRSKRMRLSSSTSSDSTRGYFNPVSQHRDWCPWIRRKLQRGDEPLNSESGEQTSAPATPEMTELGWKEALGVLLSLNSSQTPNEGSDSVSLSEKSSKVFRIFRQWQVPCSS; this is translated from the exons ATGTCCTTTGAACTCTCCCCTTTGCAGTGCGCCAAATATGGCTGGACCAACATAGAGTGTGACATGTTGAAGTGTTGCAGCTGTCAGGCATTCCTGTGCACCACTCTGCATCCAAGCCTTGATGCCAATAAAT ATAAAGAGAGGGTTGCTGGACTGCAGGAAGGATTGAAAACAGCGCACGAGAAGTTCTGCTTTTGGCCCGACAGTCCCTGTCCAG ATCGATTCTGGGATTTACCTCTGAATGAACCGGCAGCACTCCTGCATGGGCTGACAGAGCGGTTCAGGAGTCTATGCTTGCTGGAGTTCCAGTTACCGGCCATCAAACATGAAGACCTCAAAGACATG ATTATCACAGAGGAAGCCATCAGCTCACTGTTGCAGTTGGTCGAAGATGAATTGAAGTGTGGCACTGTGTCTGACAGTCTTGAGATAAAAAGCAATGCAGATGTCCTCTCTGTCCATCTTTCTGCCTGTATCCTCGCTCTGTGTGGCTGGGCTGCTGG ATCTCCCTTGGAATTTCTCCACCTGCCCGTTATCACCTGCTCCTATTGCATGCGGAAGGTGGGTCTGtggagctttcagcagattgatGGTGTTTGTCCGGCCAGCGAATCCGACATTCCCGTCCGCAGTATCTCCCCACAAGAAAACAAGCCAGAAAGGTCGACGCCGACTCCCCCCGCAACGTCTCCTCACAGGATGATCACTCGAAGCCAGGATGCTgcccagtcacagagcactgagcAG CATGAAACCAGCCCCTCGCCCATTGGGTCTCGCACGCGGAGTCGAGATGTCCACAGTCCCATTCTAGTCGATCGAGGCGAGTCAGACTCTGTCGGTTTACATTTGCGGAACAAGCGACCAGTGACCCGAAGCATGGGTCAGGGGGACATGCCTTCCAGCCCACAGCGGAGGTCCAAGCGAATGCGTCTATCCTCATCTACCAGCTCT GATAGTACTCGGGGATACTTTAACCCTGTGTCCCAGCACAGGGATTGGTGTCCGTGGATTAGGAGGAAACTGCAACGAGGAGATGAGCCACTCAACTCTGAGTCAGGAGAGCAGACCTCGGCACCTGCTACACCTGAGATGACCGAGCTAGGATGGAAGGAAGCTCTTGGGGTTCTCTTGTCACTGAACAGCTCCCAGACCCCAAACGAGGGCTCGGACAGTGTT